One genomic segment of Caloranaerobacter ferrireducens includes these proteins:
- a CDS encoding DUF502 domain-containing protein: MLRGIRNIFITGFLIILPIAGSLYIMYLFFSFIDNLFNIPLKGLLGIEVPGVGVILTFTIIFAIGVIARNYFGKKILHFTEKIIIKIPLVKTIYISIKQIVDTLFLKKNDAFKKAVLVEYPKEGVYTIGFITSESPKEISEKTKAECVSLFIPTTPNPTSGMFIIVPKDKVTYLDMDVEEAIKLIVSGGLVTPETK, translated from the coding sequence ATGTTAAGAGGGATTAGAAATATATTTATAACAGGGTTTTTAATAATATTACCTATAGCTGGAAGTCTTTATATAATGTATTTGTTTTTTAGCTTTATTGATAACCTTTTTAATATACCTCTTAAAGGTTTACTTGGTATTGAAGTTCCTGGTGTTGGAGTTATATTAACTTTTACTATTATTTTTGCAATAGGCGTTATAGCAAGAAATTATTTTGGTAAGAAAATATTGCATTTTACAGAGAAAATTATTATAAAAATTCCGTTAGTCAAGACTATTTATATTTCAATCAAACAAATTGTAGATACATTATTTCTAAAGAAAAATGATGCTTTTAAAAAAGCTGTTTTAGTTGAATATCCTAAAGAAGGGGTATATACTATTGGATTTATAACATCAGAATCGCCAAAAGAAATATCTGAAAAGACAAAAGCTGAGTGTGTAAGTTTATTTATACCAACTACTCCAAATCCAACTTCAGGTATGTTTATTATAGTTCCTAAAGATAAAGTTACTTATTTAGATATGGATGTAGAGGAAGCTATAAAGCTAATTGTATCTGGTGGGTTAGTGACTCCAGAAACAAAGTAA